A part of Aspergillus flavus chromosome 5, complete sequence genomic DNA contains:
- a CDS encoding glyoxylase has translation MSFARVFRPLIGSPFRFQNRSIPVQAQHIRAMHIQSIPMWTGKGNNYAYLVTDEPTKKSVIIDPANPPEVAPVLKSQIEDGKIDLTAIVNTHHHWDHAGGNDELLKIFGNKLPVIGGKNCQSVTQTPAHGETFKIGERISVKALHTPCHTQDSICYFMQDGEERVVFTGDTLFIGGCGRFFEGTAPEMHKALNETLASLPDDTKVFPGHEYTKGNVKFCLAVSQSEPIKKLEAFAEQNQQTQGKFTIGDEKLHNVFMRVNDPEIQKKTGKTDPVEVMAALREMKNAM, from the exons atgAGCTTCGCAAGAGTATTCCGTCCCCTTATCGGTTCTCCATTTCGATTTCAGAATCGTTCTATACCGGTCCAAGCGCAACACATCCGAGCCATGCATATCCAATCGATTCCGATGT GGACGGGGAAGGGCAATAATTATGCCTACCTGGTGACAGACGAGCCAACCAAGAAGTCTGTGATTATTGATCCGGCCAACCCGCCAGA AGTAGCACCGGTGTTGAAGAGTCAAATTGAAGACGGCAAGATTGATCTGACAGCTATTGTCAATACTCATCA CCATTGGGATCACGCTGGCGGCAATGATGAACTG CTCAAAATCTTTGGCAACAAACTCCCCGTTATCGGGGGTAAGAATTGTCAATCGGTGACGCAGACTCCGGCCCATGGAGAGACATTCAAGATCGGAGAGCGCATCTCCGTAAAAGCTCTCCATACGCCTTGCCATACGCAAGATAGTATCTGCTATTTCATGCAGGATGGTGAGGAACGTGTCGTATTCACGGGTGACACCTTGTTCATTGGAG GATGTGGTCGCTTTTTTGAAGGCACTGCCCCAGAAATGCACAAGGCCTTGAACGAGACGCTTGCCTCTTTGCCGGATGATACTAAGGTCTTT CCCGGCCACGAGTACACTAAAGGCAACGTGAAGTTCTGTCTTGCCGTGTCACAGTCAGAGCCTATCAAGAAGCTGGAGGCATTCGCAGAGCAGAACCAGCAGACCCAGGGCAAGTTCACGATTGGTGATGAGAAG CTCCATAACGTGTTCATGCGCGTCAAT GACCCCGAGATCCAGAAAAAGACTGGAAAGACAGACCCGGTAGAGGTGATGGCAGCTCTGCGGGAGATGAAGAATGCGATGTGA
- a CDS encoding 50S ribosomal protein L4: MPGGDALRALRWLSRSTGGLLSGSETTTQRCLTKSFSRSMATESQATTEHLTREAPNSVWTTEPARATTYSFPSMEPLRFVEYPRNHLLMPLRKDILHRAVIYEGDMTRQGSANTKWRDDVHGSGRKLHAQKGTGKARVGDKKSPIRKGGGVAHGPHPRDFSTSLPQKIYDQAWRIALSYRYRRGQLIIIDNDISIPEDATPYLIKEIFKVNNWGREFGRSTLITDQPNEGLFATVREVGEHAKILDRKDVDVKDLLETGRLIIEKQALDRILANHSRDLAAKPAKALY; this comes from the exons ATGCCTGGAGGTGACGCTCTTCGTGCCTTAAGATGGCTCTCCCGAAGCACTGGTGGGTTGCTCTCGGGGTCTGAGACCACTACA CAACGATGCCTGACGAAGTCCTTTTCACGGTCAATGGCTACAGAGTCCCAAGCCACTACCGAGCACCTCACCCGGGAAGCCCCCAATTCCGTCTGGACTACAGAACCCGCGCGGGCGACCACCTACTCCTTCCCTTCGATGGAACCATTGCGCTTTGTTGAATACCCTCGGAACCATCTCTTGATGCCCCTGCGGAAGGATATCTTACATCGGGCTGTCATCTACGAAGGTGACATGACTAGACAAGGTTCGGCAAACACCAAGTGGAGGGACGACGTGCATGGAAGTGGCAGGAAATTGCATGCGCAGAAAGGTACCGGTAAAGCACGTGTTGGCGACAAGAAATCTCCCATCCGTAAAGGAGGAGGTGTTGCACACGGTCCTCACCCTCGAGACTTCTCCACGAGCCTTCCTCAGAAGATCTACGACCAGGCATGGCGGATAGCTCTCAGCTATCGGTACCGACGCGGCCAGTTGATCATTATCGACAACGACATCTCAATCCCGGAAGACGCTACGCCATATTTGATTAAAGAAATTTTCAAGGTTAACAACTGGGGCCGCGAGTTTGGGCGGTCGACCCTGATCACCGATCAGCCGAATGAGGGCCTCTTTGCTACGGTGCGTGAGGTGGGTGAACATGCGAAGATCCTTGACCGCAAGGATGTGGATGTCAAGGACCTTTTGGAAACGGGACGTTTGATTATCGAGAAGCAGGCGCTGGACCGTATCCTGGCTAATCACTCGAGGGACTTGGCTGCTAAGCCTGCAAAGGCTCTGTATTGA
- a CDS encoding uncharacterized protein (of unknown function-domain containing protein), protein MTTQNDPPGDPKTLKSQILETGAAAVQDFTPVKQICAHLNAFHVYVDDPTRCVEANHYCSHITEDLRQCLLYSSPDRNAKLLGVEYMITPRLFATLPPEEKKLWHTHEYEVKSGMLVMPAPSGMPSTVWETAETAEMRDILPLYGKTYHFWQVDRGDPVPLGAPMLMGSFTTDEDVKRVHEGGLEGLCKDRDGRFGVDVKHKREVRKGIERPEGWVVDSAADAAWKK, encoded by the exons ATGACCACCCAAAACGACCCCCCAGGCGACCCCAAAACACTCAAATCGCAAATCCTCGAAACCGGCGCCGCAGCTGTACAAGACTTCACGCCTGTAAAACAAATCTGCGCTCATCTAAACGCCTTCCACGTCTACGTCGACGACCCGACCCGCTGCGTCGAGGCTAACCACTACTGTTCGCATATCACAGAAG ACCTAAGACAATGCCTCCTCTACTCCTCCCCAGACCGCAACGCCAAACTCCTCGGCGTAGAATATATGATCACCCCCCGCCTCTTCGCGACCCTCCCCcccgaggaaaagaaactcTGGCACACCCACGAATACGAAGTCAAGAGCGGTATGCTCGTCATGCCTGCGCCGTCTGGCATGCCCTCGACCGTATGGGAAACGGCCGAAACGGCCGAGATGAGGGATATATTGCCGTTGTATGGCAAGACGTATCATTTTTGGCAGGTGGATCGCGGGGATCCGGTGCCGTTGGGGGCGCCGATGCTTATGGGGAGTTTTACTActgatgaggatgtgaaGAGGGTTCATGAGGGGGGTTTGGAAGGGTTGTGTAAAGATAGGGATGGGAGGTTTGGGGTTGATGTGAAGCATAAGAGGGAGGTTAGGAAGGGGATTGAGAGGCCCGAGGGGTGGGTGGTTGATTCTG CGGCGGATGCTGCGTGGAAGAAGTAG
- a CDS encoding mitochondrial 54S ribosomal protein mL38 (ribosomal protein YmL35) — translation MAHCERAAKPLLQCLQKSYPRALPTLQVQSTRAFQTTAFAREEAQAEPKSQPFHKAPDPALVSSPRLERRLIRQGVSPIGSRRRRAALQSSPNVPFEQLPYQCFQEARKVLLADREEKLKEIVSMREKIARLQAVPTEEAGGEQVKKSRLVAMELHLERLKILADINDPLVKKKFEDGQGDMSKPIYRYLADRKWREYRRKILVQRITQMKVIPDVLPHCDPVVDTKLYFGRSPVQPGEFVNSRVSTSAPKLDVQLFDRGEKLVTIAVVDSDVPNVEKDGFDYRMHYLAVNVPISAVSTKVDLSKLSSDSQVVLPWLPPVAQKGSPYHRLSVFIMEQKDSKPLDFAAVKAKETTRDNKLLRTLQARYHLKAIGAHLFRTEWDSTMAEVMKENGYAEVDMELRRKRVEPLPYKRRNPSTFR, via the exons ATGGCCCATTGCGAGCGGGCAGCAAAGCCATTGCTCCAATGTCTTCAGAAGTCCTACCCTAGAGCCCTTCCGACCCTTCAGGTGCAGTCAACCCGGGCCTTCCAAACTACCGCTTTTGCTCGCGAGGAAGCCCAGGCTGAACCTAAGAGCCAACCTTTCCACAAAGCACCTGACCCAGCACTTGTATCGAGTCCTCGATTGGAACGCAGATTAATACGACAGGGTGTTTCGCCCATTGGATCTCGCAGACGTCGCGCAGCTTTGCAAAGCTCACCAAACGTTCCCTTCGAGCAACTGCCCTACCAATGTTTCCAGGAAGCACGCAAGGTCCTCCTTGCGGATCGGGAGGAGAAACTGAAGGAAATCGTATCCATGAGGGAGAAGATCGCCAGGCTCCAGGCTGTTCCTACGGAAGAAGCGGGAGGCGAGCAAGTGAAGAAGTCGCGACTGGTAGCCATGGAGCTCCATCTTGAACGCCTGAAGATTCTTGCGGACATTAACGACCCattggtgaagaagaagtttgAAGACGGACAGG GCGATATGAGCAAGCCCATCTACCGTTATCTGGCCGACAGGAAATGGAGGGAGTACCGCCGCAAGATCCTTGTCCAGAGAATCACACAGATGAAGGTTATCCCTGATGTCCTTCCCCACTGCGACCCCGTCGTCGACACTAAGCTCTATTTCGGCCGGTCGCCCGTTCAGCCCGGAGAGTTCGTCAACTCCCGCGTCAGCACATCTGCACCAAAACTTGACGTGCAGCTCTTCGACCGGGGTGAGAAACTTGTGACGATTGCCGTGGTCGATTCCGATGTTCCCAATGTCGAGAAGGACGGTTTCGACTACAGAATGCATTATCTAGCGGTCAATGTGCCCATCTCGGCCGTCTCCACCAAGGTCGATTTGTCCAAGCTCTCGTCGGACTCTCAGGTCGtcctgccatggctgccTCCTGTTGCTCAGAAGGGTAGCCCCTACCACCGTCTGTCCGTTTTCATTATGGAGCAGAAGGATTCGAAGCCGCTCGATTTCGCCGCcgtcaaggccaaggagaCGACCCGCGACAACAAGCTCCTCCGCACTCTGCAAGCCAGGTACCACCTGAAGGCCATTGGAGCGCACCTGTTCCGTACCGAATGGGATTCGACAATGGCAGAGGTCATGAAGGAGAACGGATACGCCGAGGTGGACATGGAGCTCCGCCGCAAGAGGGTCGAGCCTCTGCCTTACAAGAGGAGAAACCCATCTACCTTCCGGTAA
- a CDS encoding putative mitochondrial inner membrane protease subunit 1 (signal peptidase), with the protein MSRILRETLRRATPGGVFRLTLDGVGLFCACTLIWEHLITVQLSEGPSMYPTFNPRGDYLLISRVHKHGRGIEVGDVVRFYHPTFLGVNGAKRVIGMPGDFVCRDLPFSTEVGKSQEMIQVPEGHVYVGGDNLPWSRDSRNYGPIPMGLINGKIIARVWPLSKAQWVQNTMQPAQLDD; encoded by the exons ATGTCGCGCATACTCCGAGAAACCCTTCGAAGGGCCACACCCGGCGGGGTCTTCCGTCTTACGCTCGATGGCGTGGGACTCTTCTGCGCCTGTACGCTTATCTGGGAGCATCTCATCACGGTGCAGCTCAGTGAAGGGCCGTCAATGTACCCGACGTTCAATCCGCGAGGCGACTACCTGTTGATATCGAGGGTGCATAAACATGGCCGGGGGATTGAGGTGGGGGATGTGGTGCGGTTCTATCATCCTACGTTTTTGGGGGTGAATGGGGCGAAGAGGGTTATTGGGATGCCGGGGGATTTTGTCTGTCGGGATTTGCCGTTTAGTACGGAGGTTGGGAAGAGTCAGGAGATGATTCAg GTGCCCGAGGGTCATGTGTACGTGGGAGGTGATAACCTTCCCTGGTCTAGGGACTCGAGAAACTATGGACCCATACCTATGGGCTTGATCAATGGAAAGATCATTGCCCGTGTTTGGCCGCTCTCCAAAGCGCAATGGGTCCAGAATACGATGCAGCCAGCTCAGCTCGACGACTAG
- a CDS encoding Zn(II)2Cys6 transcription factor, which yields MEVPKARGTGRSGPRRRTGCLTCRARKVRCDEAKPTCANCTRLRLQCIYKTIVPGIASRRSTQSISQVPQQAFTIDSASTHVPDRLDVNYFDTVLQPRELRPRRASHILPHQVTDHVLPSTSVPVSDFPSFDMLGFIGEITSDFEQKHLDLTNGVSAFTLTSEALSPTTPGHVGGSNHIVQQPTWTVDTSVETLPSPTDSQSEGVQNVLSGDRTIWPETRKTYEEQLLSHFAEIDPPPTTFGSIALEWNYVRDVIVSHSGDASCLLNALYCYSDIRKAMGEKNRWRAAPVYHRQASSEIQSCVTESMDDSLLKRALTAVFLLMLSEVISSPDLGDSNTSYLHSAYLLLQRFHHRTKSWTGFGHLIVSWISLLDVRALIAGRDGDPLIELGMLDQAGTSEMDQRSEDELLSKPGYLIHNAIVGPAYSFLFKAQQVIRRIVCLDMHHRRRGTVSDEFEVLQVAHQIGADLEGLWNKRPRVLDVYDKPEELYNTLQPVVADEVSRTFRQYIANFLAIFIYLHRVAFVIYPRTDRVHRAVDQIIQLATVESGSENHRLPISFTWPLFVAGLEGSLEQRGWIIQEMQRMADLPSDHSPVAQRHPNAKKILQLLEEMTKRQDASRTWADSRLVRRELFVDPFVLI from the exons ATGGAG GTTCCGAAAGCACGGGGAACAGGCCGATCAGGTCCCCGCCGACGCACCGGCTGTTTGACATGCCGCGCACGTAAAGTCCGCTGCGACGAGGCCAAACCAACTTGTGCCAATTGTACTCGGCTGCGACTGCAATGCATCTACAAAACTATTGTTCCAGGAATTGCATCCCGACGGAGTACCCAGAGTATTTCCCAAGTTCCTCAGCAGGCTTTCACGATCGACTCGGCCTCCACTCATGTTCCAGACCGTCTGGATGTAAATTACTTCGACACAGTTTTACAACCTCGTGAGCTGCGTCCTCGTCGGGCGTCACATATCTTGCCTCACCAGGTGACAGACCATGTCTTGCCCTCAACGTCGGTTCCAGTTTCTGATTTCCCGAGTTTTGATATGCTCGGTTTTATTGGGGAAATTACGTCGGATTTCGAACAGAAGCATCTCGACCTGACGAACGGAGTGTCTGCGTTTACTCTTACCAGCGAGGCACTGTCTCCAACGACACCGGGGCATGTCGGAGGTAGTAACCATATAGTGCAACAACCGACTTGGACTGTAGATACGTCCGTCGAGACACTCCCCAGCCCGACTGACAGTCAATCAGAAGGGGTACAAAATGTGCTCTCAGGCGATAGAACGATATGGCCCGAGACTCGGAAAACTTACGAAGAACAACTACTGTCTCATTTCGCGGAGATAGATCCGCCGCCTACGACATTTGGGTCTATTGCCCTGGAATGGAATTATGTACGCGACGTTATTGTCTCACATTCAGGAGATGCTAGTTGCTTGTTAAATGCTTTGTATTGTTACTCTGATATACGTAAGGCGATGGGAGAAAAAAATCGGTGGAGAGCGGCTCCGGTGTATCATCGACAGGCGAGCTCGGAGATCCAGTCCTGTGTTACTGAGAGTATGGATGATTCACTACTGAAGCGGGCATTGACGGCGGTTTTCCTGCTTATGCTGTCggag GTAATATCATCGCCAGACCTAGGAGACTCGAACACGTCCTATCTCCATTCGGCGTATTTGCTGCTACAGCGTTTCCACCATAGGACCAAGTCATGGACCGGGTTTGGCCACTTGATAGTTTCATGGATATCTTTGCTGGACGTTAGAGCGCTAATTGCTGGCCGTGATGGGGATCCGCTCATTGAGCTCGGGATGTTGGATCAAGCTGGCACTTCTGAGATGGATCAAAGATCGGAGGACGAGCTTCTCTCGAAACCCGGTTATCTCATACACAACGCCATTGTTGGCCCCGCATATTCCTTCCTATTTAAGGCCCAACAAGTGATCCGACGTATTGTCTGCCTCGACATGCACCACCGCAGGCGTGGGACAGTCAGCGATGAGTTCGAAGTCCTCCAGGTTGCGCACCAAATCGGTGCCGACCTAGAAGGCCTCTGGAACAAACGACCGCGAGTGCTTGATGTTTATGACAAGCCAGAAGAACTATATAACACCCTTCAGCCAGTCGTGGCAGACGAAGTATCTCGCACGTTTCGCCAGTATATAGCCAATTTCCTGGCCATCTTCATATACCTCCACCGAGTGGCCTTTGTGATCTACCCGCGGACAGACCGGGTGCATCGTGCGGTGGACCAGATCATCCAGCTGGCCACGGTGGAATCTGGCAGTGAGAACCATCGCCTGCCAATCAGCTTCACCTGGCCGCTATTCGTGGCCGGGCTGGAGGGCTCATTGGAGCAGCGAGGGTGGATTATACAGGAAATGCAGCGCATGGCCGACTTGCCCAGTGATCATAGCCCCGTAGCACAGCGACATCCCAACGCGAAGAAGATACTGCAGTTACTTGAGGAGATGACAAAACGCCAGGATGCATCTCGAACGTGGGCAGATTCACGCCTTGTGCGGCGAGAACTCTTCGTAGACCCCTTCGTGCTTATATAA
- a CDS encoding iron transporter produces MSRLDSIDEAEPFLPPSSLSESIETPIRASKPVLVRLYISHSLSTWNSRMFEFGAVLFLASIFPGTLLYASVYALVRSLSAVLLSSWLGSMVDRSNRLKAIRLSIIWQRLPVALSCACFVALLTTSGPSYISPLLFAVVTLLACFEKLAYTANTVAVERDWAIVVSDALQIPRQDLNASMRRIDLFCKLLAPVVISLIDSFSTRVAIWTTLGINASCVLVEYFAIAQVYKSVPELVRNQETDDNQNEGEETTSDGQNSQRSIAHSTVQYARSALAPWREYVSSPLFLSSFALSLLYLTVLSFGTTMVTYLLHTGFNSLQVSGMRIGAVIAELSGTWAAPFIMNRIGPIRSGLWFLNWQFTCLAAAVAAFAFLDNSSQLAAVSLIVGVALSRVGLWGFDLSVQFLVQEGVDEHARARFSSTEMALQNIFELFSFATTIVFPLPEQFKYPVFISYGAIAMAAVCFAAYVRKERGHLLHTSKCFGGDKLRLFGREMPSRDI; encoded by the exons ATGTCTCGCCTGGACTCAATAGATGAGGCGGAGCCATTCCTGCCACCGTCATCTTTATCAGAGTCTATCGAGACTCCAATACGTGCGTCAAAGCCAGTGCTTGTCAGACTATACATCTCACACAGCCTGTCGACATGGAATTCGCGCATGTTTGAGTTCGGAGCGGTCTTGTTCCTGGCCTCGATCTTCCCAGGCACTTTGCTGTATGCTTCCGTCTATGCACTGGTGCGCTCTTTGTCTGCCGTACTGCTATCGTCTTGGTTGGGATCGATGGTAGATCGGTCGAATCGACTGAAGGCGATCCGACTGTCCATTA TATGGCAACGACTTCCCGTGGCGTTATCTTGTGCATGCTTTGTTGCGCTCCTGACCACGTCAGGGCCGTCCTATATCTCTCCGCTCTTGTTCGCCGTGGTCACTCTGCTTGCGTGCTTCGAGAAGCTGGCTTATACAGCCAACACCGTGGCGGTGGAAAGAGATTGG GCAATCGTGGTATCAGATGCTTTACAAATCCCAAGACAAG ACTTGAATGCATCCATGAGACGGATAGATCTCTTCTGCAAGCTTCTGGCTCCTGTGGTTATCTCTTTAATAGACAGCTTTTCAACCCGGGTTGCAATATGGACGACCTTGGGCATAAATGCTTCATGCGTTTTGGTAGAATATTTTGCAATTGCGCAG GTATACAAATCAGTGCCAGAACTGGTGCGAAATCAAGAAACCGATGATAATCAaaatgaaggagaagaaacaacCTCTGATGGCCAGAATTCCCAACGCAGCATAGCTCACAGCACGGTGCAGTACGCTAGAAGCGCACTTGCTCCATGGCGGGAATATGTCTCTAGTCCTCTCTTTCTGTCGTCATTCGCCCTTAGCTTACTTTATCTTACTGTCCTTTCATTTGGAACGACGATGGTCACATATTTGCTTCATACCGGCTTCAATTCTCTGCAAGTCAGTGGCATGCGAATTGGTGCTGTGATCGCAGAACTGTCGGGGACATGGGCGGCCCCATTCATCATGAATAGAATCGGACCCATTCGATCCGGGTTGTGGTTTCTGAATTGGCAGTTTACCTGCTTAGCCGCTGCGGTTGCTGCCTTTGCATTCCTCGACAACAGTTCCCAGCTTGCTGCGGTGAGTCTCATTGTAGGCGTTGCCCTAAGTCGCGTTGGACTATGGGGGTTCGACTTATCGGTACAATTTCTCGTGCAGGAG GGCGTTGATGAACATGCACGCGCCCGCTTTTCGTCTACGGAAATGGCACTGCAGAATATCTTCGAACTGTTCTCGTTTGCAACGACCATCGTCTTCCCTCTGCCAGAGCAGTTCAAATATCCAGTATTTATCAGTTACGGGGCAATTGCAATGGCAGCAGTATGCTTCGCGGCGTACGTCCGGAAGGAACGAGGGCATTTACTGCATACATCTAAGTGTTTTGGAGGTGATAAATTGCGATTGTTTGGCCGAGAGATGCCTTCCAGGGACATATGA
- a CDS encoding mitochondrial 37S ribosomal mS47 domain-containing protein, which yields MLLRHNISRLSTPSSWISRVSPATMPLRAKVTNPAFKAATMSTSTNLPKELPGDEPDDVLFNSLYGVRLVELNRPKKLNSLNGSMARKILPRLKEWEKSQLANVVMVAGAGSKALCAGGDVAALALQNEQGPEGQQKSTDFFGLEYQLDHTIATYSKPFISVMDGITMGGGVGLSVHAPFRIATERTVFAMPETTIGFFPDVGGSFFLPRLDGEIGTYLALTSERLTGVQALYAGIATHYFHSSVLSNLTNRLAELVFQDQATPQERMDLVNNTMAEFSTGLPSLAEEPMLIAGGLRSAIDRCFKYNTVEEIFQALEKETEQKEWAQKTLETLSIRSPTSLRVTLRQMRLGKKWSISETFQREHHIASKFMKHPDFVEGVKARLMSKPPRQASWQPATLEEVSQADVDAFFEIPEEESRLPLLSETTYSEYPHAHYGLPTENDIAKFVRDNTENKQQTVSDFVQKWGNKEGVREKVAEVLARRTVQTPEGLRWE from the exons ATGTTGCTCCGTCACAATATCTCCCGGTTATCAACACCGTCGAGCTGGATCTCGCGGGTTTCACCAGCAACCATGCCTCTCCGCGCCAAAGTGACAAACCCAGCTTTCAAAGCTGCCACA ATGTCAACTTCCACGAACCTTCCCAAAGAGTTGCCCGGCGATGAGCCCGACGATGTTTTGTTCAATTCTTTGTACGGAGTGCGCTTGGTCGAGCTTAACCGCCCTAAGAAGCTCAATTCCCTGAACGGTTCAATGGCTCGAAAGATCCTCCCTCGACTGAAG GAGTGGGAAAAGTCCCAGCTGGCAAACGTTGTCATGGTTGCCGGCGCAGGCTCAAAAGCTCTCTGCGCTGGCGGAGACGTTGCAGCCCTCGCTCTGCAGAATGAGCAGGGCCCTGAGGGACAGCAGAAGTCGACCGACTTCTTCGGTCTGGAATACCAACTCGATCACACCATCGCAACCTACTCCAAGCCCTTCATCTCCGTCATGGACGGCATCACCATGGGAGGTGGTGTCGGCCTCAGTGTTCATGCCCCCTTCCGTATCGCAACTGAACGCACTGTCTTCGCCATGCCCGAGACCACCATCGGATTCTTCCCGGATGTTGGCGGCTCCTTCTTCCTGCCCCGTCTTGACGGCGAAATCGGAACCTACCTCGCCCTCACTTCGGAGCGTCTGACCGGTGTCCAGGCTCTTTATGCCGGTATTGCCACACACTACTTCCACTCCAGCGTGCTGAGCAACCTCACCAACCGTCTGGCCGAGCTGGTCTTCCAGGATCAGGCTACCCCCCAAGAGCGCATGGACTTGGTCAACAACACCATGGCTGAGTTCTCCACCGGTCTGCCGTCATTGGCGGAGGAGCCAATGCTCATTGCTGGCGGCCTGCGCAGTGCCATTGACCGATGCTTCAAGTACAACACCGTGGAAGAAATCTTCCAGgcgctggagaaggaaaCCGAGCAGAAGGAATGGGCCCAGAAGACCCTGGAGACTCTATCCATTCGCTCCCCCACCTCGCTCAGGGTTACTCTGCGCCAGATGCGCCTGGGTAAGAAGTGGTCCATCTCTGAGACCTTCCAACGTGAACATCACATTGCTAGCAAGTTCATGAAGCACCCGGATTTCGTCGAGGGTGTCAAGGCCCGTCTCATGTCGAAGCCTCCCCGCCAGGCCTCCTGGCAGCCCGCTACCCTCGAGGAAGTTTCTCAGGCGgatgttgatgctttctttgAGATCCCTGAGGAGGAGTCTCGCCTGCCGCTCCTCAGTGAGACCACTTACAGCGAATATCCTCATGCCCACTATGGCCTTCCCACAGAGAACGATATTGCGAAGTTTGTGCGCGACAACACGGAGAACAAGCAGCAGACGGTCAGTGACTTCGTTCAGAAATGGGGTAACAAGGAAGGTGTCCGTGAGAAGGTTGCGGAAGTATTGGCCCGACGAACTGTTCAGACTCCCGAGGGTCTGCGTTGGGAATAA
- a CDS encoding uncharacterized protein (expressed protein): MAVAVRDKKLNNAWVSEKVFSPCRDLQTRFSLFVFSITAGLIVSILIRPTLNFLDFEFDWCQFYFDCPVLNFERCPCLSICGCSPYLLRFSLFFFSLFSFSTFDFFFSKPNLGLGPSASNSKSPPEQWNTLALINLACLSGMSSAPTLEVPVVGNNLNLISTMPLGVVIGGQPSPPPPEHLSYVRF; this comes from the coding sequence ATGGCGGTCGCCGTCCGAGACAAGAAACTAAACAACGCTTGGGTTTCGGAGAAAGTTTTCAGCCCATGTAGGGATCTTCAGACGAGGTTTTCGCTTTTCGTATTTTCTATAACTGCCGGTCTTATTGTTTCTATCTTGATCCGACCGACACTTAACTTTCTCGATTTTGAGTTCGATTGGTGTCAATTTTACTTTGATTGTCCCGTTCTTAATTTTGAACGGTGTCCGTGCTTGTCCATTTGTGGTTGTTCTCCGTATTTGTTAagattttctcttttttttttttccctcttttctttttctacatttgatttttttttttcgaaaCCTAACCTTGGTTTAGGCCCGAGCGCCTCTAATTCCAAGTCTCCACCCGAACAATGGAACACATTGGCGCTAATCAATTTGGCTTGCCTTAGTGGCATGTCATCAGCCCCTACTTTGGAGGTCCCCGTGGTAGGGAACAATCTGAATCTGATATCGACGATGCCACTCGGCGTCGTCATTGGCGGTCAACCTtctcccccccccccagAGCACCTCTCATATGTTCGATTCTAG